Proteins co-encoded in one Syntrophorhabdaceae bacterium genomic window:
- a CDS encoding CpsD/CapB family tyrosine-protein kinase, translating into MADTAQGYNIDSQMGGNRLILLKNMYGNFYKTIWKLILEKNEGDPSKQKSFAVSFAGCKEGDGASTMSLNFAYAYTENSSDNIVLIDGSMKKPILHNQFNLKHDRGISDVITGKVGLLDVIHEITPGKFFFISAGKETKNPVSLFNTAIFDSILKLLREMFSLIIVDSPPLLGSPEAILLANKVDGIILVLNADVTRWEVAKAVKGDLEGANVKILGAILNKKEFVIPQAIYKLL; encoded by the coding sequence ATGGCAGATACTGCACAAGGTTATAATATTGACAGCCAAATGGGTGGCAATAGGCTAATACTGCTTAAAAATATGTATGGTAATTTTTACAAAACCATATGGAAGCTCATATTGGAAAAAAACGAAGGAGATCCATCAAAACAAAAAAGTTTTGCCGTGAGTTTTGCCGGTTGTAAAGAAGGTGATGGTGCTTCTACTATGTCACTGAATTTTGCATATGCCTATACTGAAAATTCTTCTGATAATATTGTTTTGATAGACGGCAGTATGAAGAAACCAATACTTCATAATCAGTTTAATCTTAAACATGATAGGGGAATAAGCGATGTAATAACTGGTAAAGTAGGGCTATTGGATGTCATACATGAGATAACCCCTGGAAAATTTTTTTTTATCTCTGCAGGCAAGGAGACAAAAAACCCTGTAAGTCTTTTTAATACAGCCATTTTCGATAGTATCCTGAAGTTGTTAAGAGAAATGTTCAGTCTAATAATAGTTGATTCACCACCTTTGTTAGGAAGTCCTGAAGCCATACTCCTTGCAAACAAAGTGGACGGGATCATCCTTGTTCTAAATGCCGATGTTACAAGATGGGAGGTTGCCAAAGCAGTGAAAGGCGACCTTGAAGGCGCAAATGTAAAGATACTTGGCGCAATTCTTAACAAGAAAGAGTTTGTTATACCTCAGGCAATCTATAAATTGTTATAA